One Candidatus Hydrogenedentota bacterium genomic region harbors:
- a CDS encoding molybdopterin molybdotransferase MoeA, whose protein sequence is MIRLQHAWEILAREITPLETHHVPLARAQAAYLGESVLASEDIPRFDCAAMDGYALRHADVTGTDTRLIVAGEIFAGSKEMPHTHPGHCHRIFTGANLPLDADTVVPVEQTSTRSFSDGAGCAEVCILELPEKGAYIYRRGGNARSGSTLLAKGSRVGSRQIGLIATTGRATVCVYRRPRIRILNTGAELTDVNAPADSHQIYNSTGPMLAAALAESGFHEVACETVPDNVDATIESIAAACAVSDVVIVTGGISAGLYDYVPKAIQGLGGEIIYHGIAMKPGKPQLFARSPYGIPIFGLPGNPLSSVVGFYELVLPAIRRLSGCPIETCRPELVLPLTNEMRNDSERLMVVPAQIAHKPNGSYVSPRPPTGSADLVTSATVDGAILLDPNLGQVQAGTPVAFRPWGGLFS, encoded by the coding sequence ATGATAAGGCTTCAGCACGCCTGGGAAATCCTGGCGCGCGAAATCACCCCTCTTGAGACACACCACGTGCCGTTGGCTCGTGCGCAGGCTGCATACTTGGGCGAGTCCGTTTTGGCCAGTGAGGACATCCCGAGATTCGATTGCGCCGCCATGGATGGTTATGCGTTGCGCCACGCTGACGTAACCGGGACGGACACTCGCCTGATTGTCGCTGGCGAGATCTTTGCAGGGTCGAAGGAGATGCCTCACACGCATCCCGGACATTGTCACCGAATCTTCACCGGTGCCAATCTCCCACTCGATGCGGACACAGTAGTGCCTGTCGAGCAGACATCGACTCGCTCATTCTCCGATGGGGCGGGCTGCGCCGAGGTTTGCATCCTTGAGTTACCAGAGAAAGGTGCGTACATCTATCGAAGGGGAGGAAACGCTCGCTCGGGAAGCACATTGCTTGCAAAGGGCTCGCGGGTTGGCTCGCGTCAGATTGGGCTAATCGCCACGACGGGGAGAGCCACTGTCTGCGTGTATCGTCGCCCGCGGATACGTATCCTGAACACCGGCGCGGAACTGACCGATGTGAATGCACCTGCCGATTCACATCAAATATACAATTCCACCGGGCCTATGCTTGCGGCAGCCCTCGCCGAATCTGGTTTCCACGAGGTGGCATGCGAAACCGTGCCGGATAATGTGGACGCAACGATTGAGTCAATTGCCGCGGCTTGCGCGGTGTCCGATGTGGTGATAGTGACCGGCGGCATTTCCGCCGGACTCTACGACTACGTGCCGAAGGCCATACAGGGGCTCGGCGGCGAAATTATCTATCACGGTATTGCCATGAAGCCGGGAAAACCGCAACTGTTTGCCCGAAGTCCATACGGTATTCCCATTTTTGGGCTGCCCGGAAATCCGCTCAGCAGCGTCGTCGGCTTCTATGAATTGGTGCTGCCCGCGATTCGCCGTCTATCTGGATGCCCGATCGAAACGTGCCGTCCTGAGTTGGTCCTCCCGTTGACAAACGAAATGAGGAACGATAGTGAACGATTGATGGTCGTTCCGGCCCAGATCGCACACAAACCCAACGGCAGTTATGTGAGCCCCCGGCCTCCTACCGGTTCCGCGGACCTCGTGACAAGTGCAACGGTCGATGGCGCAATCCTTCTGGATCCCAATCTGGGTCAAGTACAGGCGGGCACACCCGTAGCCTTCCGTCCTTGGGGAGGTCTCTTCTCATGA
- a CDS encoding molybdenum cofactor biosysynthesis protein: MSRQDQIIHHIYISPGHNYRGHHGREPDAFPLTELETAHCVAGKGIEGDRYFGYKENFKGQITFFDWDVFCDLCQALNIHDKPPAVLRRNVVVQGLDLNALVGKRFDIQGVIFEGTEECKPCYWMNRAFGPGAEDAMQGRGGLRARIITSGSIQRQPDKQCSVNA; encoded by the coding sequence ATGAGCAGGCAAGACCAGATCATTCACCACATCTACATATCTCCGGGACACAATTATCGTGGCCATCACGGACGAGAGCCCGATGCCTTCCCTCTGACAGAACTGGAAACGGCGCACTGTGTGGCCGGCAAGGGCATCGAAGGGGATCGCTATTTCGGTTACAAAGAGAACTTCAAAGGCCAAATTACATTCTTTGACTGGGACGTGTTTTGCGACTTGTGTCAGGCGCTTAATATTCACGACAAGCCGCCCGCCGTGTTGCGGCGCAACGTGGTGGTCCAAGGACTCGACCTTAATGCGCTCGTCGGGAAAAGGTTCGACATTCAAGGGGTCATTTTTGAAGGCACCGAAGAATGCAAACCCTGCTACTGGATGAATCGCGCGTTCGGGCCGGGCGCCGAAGACGCGATGCAGGGCAGAGGCGGCTTGCGCGCCCGGATAATCACCAGCGGCTCAATTCAGCGCCAGCCGGACAAGCAATGCTCCGTTAACGCATAG